The Gaiellales bacterium genomic sequence GGTCGTGGAGCTTGGGCTCCGCCACCTCGGGCTGGGGGGTCAGCCGGCCGCGCTTGGCGTCGGCCGGCCGCTCGCCGGTGCGCGTCCTGGGCTCGTCGTGTGTCGCCATCCGCCGGGTGATGCCCAGCCGGCGAAGGCGGCTAACCCCCATGTCTCGAGCCCTCTACACCGCGGTACGCGGTGCGACGAGGTCGGCGTACTCGGGGTGCCGCTCGATGTACTCGGCGATGAACGGGCAGAGCGGCACGACCGTCTCGCCGCGTCGCCGGGCGTCGTCCAGCACGGCCGCTGCCAGCATGCTCCCAAAGCCGCGCCCGGTGCACGCTTCCTCGACCTCCGTGTGCGTGATCGCCACCCTGCCGGGACGGCGCCGGTAGGCGGCGAGCCCGATCAGCCGCCCGTCCAGCCGCAGCTCGTAGCGGTCGCGGTCGGGAGCGTCGGTGACGGTGGCCTCGGCGGGCTGGCCATCGGCCGCCTCGAGGTCGTCGGTGCCCCGGAAGTACTCGATCATCTGCCCTGCAGCGTCGGACACCCGCGCATCGTGGTGGTCGCCGAAGCGGCGCCTGTGCGCGGCCGCGAAGGCCCAAGGGTCGCGTGCGCGCAGGTGCGCGAAGATCGCCCGGGTGCCGCGATGGAGCCCGCCGCCGTCGTCCTGCAGCACCGGGATCTGGTTCGTGCCCGCCAGCTCCTGGAGTGAGGAGCGGTCATCCGGCCACGGCTCCACCTGCCGCGCGACGAAGTCGATGCCCAGCTCGGTCAGCACCTCTCGCACCGCCGACGAGAACGGGCACCACTCGGCCTGGTAGAGCGTCACCATGGCCGCAGGGTAGCCCCGCCCGGCGGCCTGCCGGCGGTTCGGGTGCAGGTGCGCTCCCGCCATGTCATAGAGTCGGCGCGTGTCCCGGTCAGGCGCCGCGCCCACCGACGTGCTGCTCGCGGGCGGCACGGTCGTCGACGGCACCGGCGCCCCGCCGCGGCCCGCCGACGTCGCCCTTCGCGGCGGCAGGATCGCCGCGGTCGTCGAGCCGGGCGCCCTCTCGGCAGCATCCGCGGAGGTCGTCGACGCGCGCGGACACGTCGTCTGCCCCGGGTTCATCGACATCATGAGCCACTCCCTGTGGCCGCTCATGATCGACGGCCGATCGGTCTCGAAGCTCGTGCAGGGGGTGACGACCGAGGTCATGGGCGAGGGGTGGACGCCCGCCCCGTACGGTGGGATGGTGAGCGAGATCGAGCCGCCCATACCCGGCGTGCCGGACGAGTGGCGGGAGCGCATCCCGAGCTGGCGCCGCTTCTCGGACTGGCTGGAGGCAATGGAGCGGGACGGCGTCTCGCCGAATATCGCCTCGTTCATCGGCGGCGGCACCGTCCGCGAGTACGCCTGTGGGATGCGCATGGGAGAGGCGACCCGCGATCAGCTCGCGGTCATGTGCCGGGTGGTGGACGATGCGATGCGCGAGGGGGCCATGGGCGTCGCATACGCGCTGATCTACCCGCCCGACGCGTACGCGTCGACCGACGAGATCGTCGCGGTGGCGGGCGTCGCCGCTGGGCACGATGGCGTGTACATCTGCCACATGCGATCGGAGAGCGAGCGGCTGCTCGAGGCGATCGACGAGACGGTCGAGATCGCCCGGCGCTCCGGGGCGCGGACCGAGATCTACCACCTGAAGGCGTCCGGCGGGCCGTCCAACTGGCATCGCATGGAGCCGGCCATCGAGCGGATCGACCGGGCGCGCGCGGACGGGCTTCCGCTGACCGCGGACATGTATCCCTATGCCGCCTCGGGCACGGGGCTGAGCGCGCGGTTACCGGTGAGCCTCGCGGCGGACGGCCGACTGTTCGACCGGCTGGCCGACCCGGCGGTGCGCGGGTGGGTGCGGGCCGAGCTCGCCCGCGGCACCGACGAGGTGGACGATCCGGGCCCGCCCGAGACGACCAATCCGATCGGCTTCCGCCGGCCGGAGCACGCGCCCTACATCGGCATGAACCTGGCCGAGATCGCGGCCATGAGGGGACAGGACTGGCTCGACTGCGTGTTCGACCTGCTGATCGCAGAGGGGGCGGAGATCTTCACGATCTACCACGAGATCGGCGAGGACAACCTCCGCCGGCAGCTGCGGCTGCCGTGGGTGATCGTCTGCTCGGACGGCGGCGGCCTCGACCCGGCCTGGGCGGCGGCGCACGGCCCGGTGCACCCCCGCGACTACGGGACGTTCGCGCGCGTGCTCGGCCGGTACGTGCGCGACGAGGGTGTCCTGACGCTCGAGGACGCCGTGCACCGGATGAGCGGCGCCGTGGCCGGCCGGCTTCGGCTCGCCGATCGCGGGCGCGTCGCCGCCGGCATGGCCGCCGACGTCGTCGTGCTCGACCCGGACCGCGTCCGCGACCGAGCCACGTTCGAGCGCCCGCACGTGCTCGCCGAGGGCGTGCGCGACGTGTGGGTCAACGGGGTGGCGACGGTCCGGGGCGGGGAGCACACCGGCGCGCTCGCCGGCCGCTTCCTGCGTGGGCCGGGGGCCACGGCGCTCGACCGCACGTCCTGACGGCCGCCGGCCGGACGCCGGGTCAGGGCAGCTCCGCCGTCACCAGCCGCCGCGACGCGGCGGCGACGGCGATCGCTGCGACGGCCGCCAGGATCACGGCTGACGCCACGGTGCCGGCGACCGGCTTCGCCGCCTGCGGCAGGGCGTGAGCGACGAACGCCCGCCCGTAGGCCGAGATCGAGAGCTTCGCCGCGGACGCGGCGAACGTGGCGATCGAGCCCTCCCAGAGCAGGATGTACATGATGCCGATCACGACCGGCCTCCGGGTCATCAGCGACAGCCATGACGAGACGGCGCAGTAGGCCAGGCCGGACAGGATGACGCCCAGCAGCGGCCATGCGATCAGGCGCACGCTCGCCTGCCCACCGAGCGCGAGCAGGCCGGACAGCACCAGGCTGGGTACGAGCAGGACGAGCGTTGCCGTCCACGCGGCCGCCACCTTCGCGACCACCAGTTCGACCCGTGGCTGCGGCGTCGCGACCAGGTAGAGGATCGTCCCGTCCTCCCGCTCGTCGCCGAACGCGGACACGCCGAAGACCAGGGCGACCAGCGCGGCAACGGTGGGGACGAACAGCTGCTGGACGATCGTCGAGTAGAAGTCGTGCCTATCCGCGCCCGGGTCTCGCGCAAGCGCAAAGATCAACGAGGTCAGCACGGGAGCGAGCGCGATCAGCGCGAGCATCAGCGTCCGCTTCTGCACGAGCAGCGCGCGCACCGTCAGCCGGTAGATCGGCCCGATCATCGCGCCTGTCCCCGCGCCCGCTCGTGGAGGTACGTGTAGACGCTCTCGAGGTCGTCGCCGACCGGCCGCACCTCGTGCAGCAGCGCCTCCGCGCGCACGGCCGCCACCGGCAGCTGGCGCGAGAGCCCGGACGGATCGCTCGTTTCGATCTCGACGCGCCCGTCGGCCAGCCGGACGGCATCGACCGCCGGCGTGGCGAGCAGCTCCCGCGCCAGCGCCCGGCTGTTGCCGTCGGCCGTCACCAGCACGCGCCGGGGCCGTTCGCTGATCAGGCGACGGATGCCGGCCGTCGAGCCCTCGGCCACGAGGTGGCCGTTCACGAGCACCAGAACGCGCGGCGCCATCCGCTCCACCTCGTGCAGCACGTGTGACGACACGAGCACCGTCCGGCCCTCGGTGCCGAGGCGGGTGAGGAGGTCGATCACGTGCTCGCGCTGGGTCGGATCAAGGCCGTTCAGCGGCTCGTCCAGCAGCAGCAGGTCGGGATCGTGCGCGAGCGCCTGGGCGAGCTTCACACGCTGGCGCATGCCGTGCGAGAAGCCGCCGACGGGCCGGTGTGCCTCGTCCGCGAGCTCCACGGTGGCGAGCGCATGCTCCGCCGCCGCACGCGGATCGTCGACGCGGTGCAGCCGCGCGGACAGCTCGACCACCTCCCGGGCGGACAGGAACGGCCAGGGCGGGCTGTGGTCGGGGACCATCCCGAGCCGCCGGTACACGTCGGGCGATCGCCGTGGGTTCACGCCGAAGATGCGGACGCTTCCGGTGCTGGGCGTGGAGAAGCCGGCGCAGAGCTTCAGCGTCGTCGACTTCCCGGCGCCGTTGTGCCCGAGCAGGCCGACCACGCCGCCGTCGATGGTGAACGTCACGTCGGCGATGGACACGGTATCGCCGTACCAGCGCGACACGCCGCTGAACTCGATCGCGGGCTGGCTCACGCCTGCTCCCGCCCGTATCGCACGAGCAGCACGACCAGCGCGAGGACGGACACCTCGACGGCGACCGACCCCCACACCCACGGGCCGATGTGGTTGCGGTCGGCGTAGCCCGGGAACAGCCCCTGGCCCGCCCGGACAGGGGCGGCGGCGAAGGCGAGCAGCCGCAGGTGCGGCGAGCCGAGCGCCTCGCCCAGCGTGCCGCCGACCACCGTCGGGATGGCGAGGAATGCCAGGTAGCCGCCGACGGCGAACGCGCGCCTGCCGGTCAGCGACGAGATGGCGAGCCCGACCACCGCATAGAACGTGGCGACGATCAGCCCCGATCCGATGATCCGGAGCAGGTCGCGGTCATGGTGCAGCAGGTATCCGAGCGGGTGCACCGAGAACAGCACCGTGCCGGCGTACAGCGTGAGCACCGGTGCCAGCGTGACGAGCAGGAGCGGCATCATTGCGGCGATCAGCTTGCCGGCGAGGTAGTCGAACCGGCCAAGAGCGGTGGAGAAGTAGAGCGAGAGCGTGCGGTCGCGACGGTCCGCGCACACCAGCTCGGGCGTGATGACGACGCTGAAGACGAGCACGACGATCGACACGGTGCTGACGTACGCGCTGTACGGCAGGGCGTCCACCACGCTGCGTGTCACCGACGACGAGCCGAACAGCGCTCGCAGCCCGAGGATCACGAGGGCCGGCGCGAACGCGAGCAGCACGAGCGCGATCGGAATCACCTTCACCTTCCACCCTCTCCGTGCTCCCATCGCGCGCAATGCGCTCCAGCGTGCGAGCGACCAGATCGCGGCTGCGCGGCCCGCGCGCGGGCCGTCGTAGCGCGTGAACGCGCTGTCGACGAGGCGGGCGTCGGCGCTCATCCGATCGCTCCGATCAGCGATTGCTCGAGCGTCGGGCCGGCGGGCCGCAGCTCCCGCAGGCCGACGTCCGCGCTGCATGCCGCGTCGCGAACCCCACGCAGCACCGCCTCGACGTTCGCGCCCCGCACCACCAGCCAGCCGTCCTGCGGCTCGACCAGCAGGCCGAGTCGTGTCGCCTCGGCCGTGAACCGGCCCGCGTCGCCGTCGATGCGCACCTGCACGTCACCCGCCCGCTCCTCGTCCGGCGCGGCGAGCTTCCGCGTCGCCGCCACGCGCCCCTCCCGCATGACGATCACCGAGTCGCACGTGCGCACCACGTCCTCGAGCACATGGGACGACATGACGACGGCGATGCCAAGCTCGCTGGACAGGCGCCGCACCAGCGCCAGCATCTCTTCGCGGCCGGCCGGGTCGAGCCCGTTGGTGGGCTCGTCGAGGATCACGAGGCTGGGGGAGTGGACGATCGCCTGCGCCAGGTTCGTCCGCTGTTTCATCCCGACGGAGAACGTTCTGATCAGCCGCGAGCGCTCCTCCTCGAGGCCGACCTGGAACAGCACCTCCGACGCCCGCAGCACCGCCACCCGTCGGGGCAGACCGCGCAGCTCTCCCATGTGAACGACCAGGTCGCGTGCGGTCATCCCCATGGGAAGCGCGCTGTGCTCGGGCATGTACCCGAGCCGTCTGCGGATATCCCACGACCGCCCGAGACCC encodes the following:
- a CDS encoding ABC transporter ATP-binding protein; amino-acid sequence: MSTGGALVEVDNVVKRYGSVVALDGVSARIEDRAVGLLGANGAGKSTLMRTILGLIRPDEGTVNVMGMGLGRSWDIRRRLGYMPEHSALPMGMTARDLVVHMGELRGLPRRVAVLRASEVLFQVGLEEERSRLIRTFSVGMKQRTNLAQAIVHSPSLVILDEPTNGLDPAGREEMLALVRRLSSELGIAVVMSSHVLEDVVRTCDSVIVMREGRVAATRKLAAPDEERAGDVQVRIDGDAGRFTAEATRLGLLVEPQDGWLVVRGANVEAVLRGVRDAACSADVGLRELRPAGPTLEQSLIGAIG
- a CDS encoding GNAT family N-acetyltransferase — protein: MVTLYQAEWCPFSSAVREVLTELGIDFVARQVEPWPDDRSSLQELAGTNQIPVLQDDGGGLHRGTRAIFAHLRARDPWAFAAAHRRRFGDHHDARVSDAAGQMIEYFRGTDDLEAADGQPAEATVTDAPDRDRYELRLDGRLIGLAAYRRRPGRVAITHTEVEEACTGRGFGSMLAAAVLDDARRRGETVVPLCPFIAEYIERHPEYADLVAPRTAV
- a CDS encoding D-aminoacylase, whose translation is MSRSGAAPTDVLLAGGTVVDGTGAPPRPADVALRGGRIAAVVEPGALSAASAEVVDARGHVVCPGFIDIMSHSLWPLMIDGRSVSKLVQGVTTEVMGEGWTPAPYGGMVSEIEPPIPGVPDEWRERIPSWRRFSDWLEAMERDGVSPNIASFIGGGTVREYACGMRMGEATRDQLAVMCRVVDDAMREGAMGVAYALIYPPDAYASTDEIVAVAGVAAGHDGVYICHMRSESERLLEAIDETVEIARRSGARTEIYHLKASGGPSNWHRMEPAIERIDRARADGLPLTADMYPYAASGTGLSARLPVSLAADGRLFDRLADPAVRGWVRAELARGTDEVDDPGPPETTNPIGFRRPEHAPYIGMNLAEIAAMRGQDWLDCVFDLLIAEGAEIFTIYHEIGEDNLRRQLRLPWVIVCSDGGGLDPAWAAAHGPVHPRDYGTFARVLGRYVRDEGVLTLEDAVHRMSGAVAGRLRLADRGRVAAGMAADVVVLDPDRVRDRATFERPHVLAEGVRDVWVNGVATVRGGEHTGALAGRFLRGPGATALDRTS
- a CDS encoding ABC transporter ATP-binding protein is translated as MSQPAIEFSGVSRWYGDTVSIADVTFTIDGGVVGLLGHNGAGKSTTLKLCAGFSTPSTGSVRIFGVNPRRSPDVYRRLGMVPDHSPPWPFLSAREVVELSARLHRVDDPRAAAEHALATVELADEAHRPVGGFSHGMRQRVKLAQALAHDPDLLLLDEPLNGLDPTQREHVIDLLTRLGTEGRTVLVSSHVLHEVERMAPRVLVLVNGHLVAEGSTAGIRRLISERPRRVLVTADGNSRALARELLATPAVDAVRLADGRVEIETSDPSGLSRQLPVAAVRAEALLHEVRPVGDDLESVYTYLHERARGQAR
- a CDS encoding ABC transporter permease is translated as MIGPIYRLTVRALLVQKRTLMLALIALAPVLTSLIFALARDPGADRHDFYSTIVQQLFVPTVAALVALVFGVSAFGDEREDGTILYLVATPQPRVELVVAKVAAAWTATLVLLVPSLVLSGLLALGGQASVRLIAWPLLGVILSGLAYCAVSSWLSLMTRRPVVIGIMYILLWEGSIATFAASAAKLSISAYGRAFVAHALPQAAKPVAGTVASAVILAAVAAIAVAAASRRLVTAELP